Proteins co-encoded in one Papaver somniferum cultivar HN1 chromosome 5, ASM357369v1, whole genome shotgun sequence genomic window:
- the LOC113281577 gene encoding protein TWIN LOV 1-like, with protein sequence MNNLRLSRGGGGAHNNTVCTWDLGFHHHRHQYTEGTQKHTQVMEEQGSLQQIGGLIESSFNSCYTSWVYEALDELEHNFTITDPTISGHPIVFASNGFLKMTGYLKDEVIGRNGRIFQGPRTNRRSIMEIREAIREEKNISMSLLNYKKDGTPFWMLFHLSPIFSKHDGRVIHFVSVQVPISRRKSNSEDGNRWQELVLGSCRREVCSDTVMELARCRALDSFVDTDNRVLEREESCEASDSEKGKALIAIGSIMSVLTHYSELTGRLVCGNRSNSAVICSLTSALNISLGRIKQSFVLTDPQLLNMPIVYASDAFLNMTGYNRQEVLGRNCRFLNGPDTDPKAIGQIKDSIQSNQACSVRILNYRKDRSSFWNFLHISPVRNASAKIAFYVCVQIEEAVKNGVTQGLSPETRQLGTVGAVKVAVRTLSMTAGSSRS encoded by the exons ATGAACAATTTAAGGTTATCAAGAGGAGGTGGAGGAGCACACAACAACACCGTGTGTACATGGGATTTGGGGTTTCATCACCATCGTCATCAGTACACAGAAGGGACACAAAAACACACACAAGTAATGGAAGAACAAGGATCATTACAACAAATTGGTGGTTTAATTGAATCATCATTTAATTCATGTTATACATCATGGGTTTATGAAGCACTTGATGAATTAGAACACAATTTTACAATAACTGATCCAACTATTTCAGGTCACCCTATAGTATTTGCTAGTAATGGGTTTCTTAAAATGACTGGATACTTAAAAGATGAAGTAATAGGAAGAAATGGTAGAATATTTCAAGGACCAAGAACTAATAGAAGATCAATAATGGAGATTAGAGAAGCTATTAGAGAagaaaagaatatttcaatgagtTTATTGAATTATAAAAAAGATGGGACTCCTTTTTGGATGTTGTTTCATTTAAGTCCTATTTTTAGTAAACATGATGGTAGAGTTATTCATTTTGTGTCTGTTCAAGTTCCTATATCAAGGAGAAAATCAAATAGTGAGGATGGGAATAGATGGCAAGAGCTTGTGCTTGGTTCTTGTAGAAGAGAAGTTTGTAGTGATACTGTTATGGAGTTGGCGAGATGTCGTGCATTGGATTCTTTCGTTGATACCGATAATAGAG TATTGGAGAGGGAAGAATCATGTGAAGCAAGTGActcagagaaaggaaaagctcTGATAGCCATTGGCAGCATCATGTCTGTGCTGACTCACTATAGCGAGCTAACAGGCAGACTAGTCTGTGGGAACAGAAGCAACTCTGCTGTGATTTGTTCGCTCACTTCAGCGTTAAATATATCTCTTGGTAGAATCAAACAGAGCTTTGTATT AACGGATCCTCAGTTACTGAATATGCCCATTGTTTATGCAAGCGATGCTTTCCTGAATATGACAG GTTATAATAGACAAGAAGTGCTGGGTCGCAATTGCAGGTTTTTGAATGGTCCCGATACTGATCCCAAGGCTATTGGCCAG ATAAAGGATAGCATTCAAAGTAATCAGGCATGTTCAGTACGCATACTAAATTACAG GAAGGATAGAAGCTCATTTTGGAACTTTCTTCACATATCGCCTGTGCGGAATGCTTCTGCCAAG ATAGCGTTTTACGTCTGTGTCCAAATAGAAGAAGCTGTTAAGAATGGAGTAACCCAAGGGTTGAGTCCTGAAACAAGGCAACTGGGCACCGTTGGTGCAGTAAAGGTAGCAGTCAGAACTCTATCTATGACTGCTGGGTCTTCAAGATCATAA
- the LOC113281575 gene encoding ubiquinone biosynthesis protein COQ4 homolog, mitochondrial-like → MLQGGRIKLKGWQQAAVAVGSAFGALMDPRRGDLIAALGETTGKPAFERVLERMKNNPEGRAMLLERPRVISANVGHAWDLPENTFGAAYARFMGSRNFSPDDRPPVRFMETEELAYVAMRAREVHDFWHTLFDLPTNLIGESALKVIEFRQMYLPMCLLSVIGGTARFNEKQRALFFKHYLPWATRAGMECTDLMCIYYEQHFHEDLDVVRKRWGITPAPAPPK, encoded by the exons atgctgCAAGGTGGACGTATCAAGCTTAAAGGGTGGCAGCAAGCGGCTGTTGCTGTTGGCTCAGCATTTGGTGCACTAATGGATCCAAGGCGGGGGGATTTGATAGCAGCTTTAGGGGAGACTACTGGAAAACCAGCATTCGAAAGAGTTTTAGAGAGGATGAAAAACAACCCAGAAGGCAGA GCTATGTTGTTGGAGCGTCCACGTGTAATATCTGCTAACGTGGGCCATGCATGGGACCTACCAGAAAACACATTTGGTGCAGCTTACGCGAGATTTATGGGATCAAGAAACTTCTCTCCTGATGACCGTCCACCAGTGCGCTTCATGGAGACTGAGGAACTTGCATATGTGGCAATGCGAGCACGTGAGGTGCATGATTTCTGGCATACCCTATTTGATCTCCCAACCAACTTAATCGGTGAATCTGCACTCAAGGTCATTGAATTCAGGCAGATGTATCTACCGATGTGCCTGTTGTCAGTTATTGGTGGCACGGCTAGGTTTAACGAGAAGCAAAGGGCTCTGTTCTTCAAACACTATTTGCCATGGGCAACACGAGCTGGTATGGAGTGTACAGATCTTATGTGCATCTACTATGAACAGCATTTCCATGAGGATTTAGACGTTGTTCGTAAAAGATGGGGAATAACTCCTGCTCCTGCCCCTCCCAAATAG
- the LOC113281574 gene encoding transmembrane protein DDB_G0273707/DDB_G0273361-like gives MSMMQLTKCSPHNLFMLPTSISSPVISSFSYSPSFPYSNRGNQLSNLLFLNCNERRNQINTSRSRRRSETGRSKTFFIASSSSSWSSWKPDATAPSPPLSDIIWPAAGAFAAMAMLGKIDQMLSPKGISMTIAPLGAVCAVLFCAPSSPAAKKYNMFMAQIGCAAFGVLAFTVFGPGWLARSVSLAASIAFMTYTGTMHPPAASLPILFIDAAKLHQLNFWYVLFPGAAGCILLALMQEVVCYLKNNFKF, from the exons ATGAGCATGATGCAGCTCACAAAATGCAGTCCGCATAATCTGTTCATGTTACCAACATCAATATCTTCACCTGTGATCTCTTCTTTTTCGTATTCGCCATCTTTTCCGTATAGTAATAGAGGAAACCAACTAAGCAACTTGCTATTTCTAAATTGTAAtgaaagaagaaatcaaataaatacaagtagaagtagaagaagaagcgaAACTGGTAGATCGAAGACATTTTTTAttgcatcttcatcatcatcttggtcTTCTTGGAAACCTGATGCTACAGCTCCATCCCCTCCTCTCAGCGACATCATATGGCCTGCTGCAG GAGCATTTGCTGCAATGGCAATGCTGGGAAAAATAGATCAAATGTTGTCACCAAAAGGAATCTCAATGACCATTGCACCTTTAGGAGCTGTTTGTGCCGTGCTTTTCTGCGCTCCTTCCTCCCCTGCTGCTAAg AAGTACAATATGTTCATGGCTCAGATTGGTTGTGCAGCATTTGGGGTTTTAGCTTTCACAGTTTTTGGTCCGGGATGGCTTGCTAGGAGTGTCTCTCTCGCTGCATCAATAGCTTTCATGACGTACACCGGCACAATGCATCCCCCAG CTGCAAGCTTGCCAATACTATTCATCGATGCAGCAAAGTTGCATCAATTGAATTTCTGGTATGTTTTGTTCCCCGGTGCTGCAGGATGCATTCTCCTTGCCTTGATG CAAGAGGTTGTGTGTTACTTGAAAAACAACTTCAAATTTTGA